One Williamsia phyllosphaerae genomic window, GGTCACGAAATCGACTGTCTCCGGACGCGGGAGGTCGTCGGACGGGTGCGCGACGACGACCTCGAAACCGCGGGCCCGGGCGGCGACAGCCAGGCTGCCCGCCTCCGCACGCCCGCGCGACCGATCGTCCTCGTGCGCGAGGAACAGGGCCGTCGTCACGACGCGGGTGCGATGGCCGACCCGGCGGCCGACAGCCACGCGTCGGCCAGCTCCTGGACGTCGATCCCCAACGCGACGCTCAGGGCCACGACCGAGCCGAACGCCGGGGTGAACAACCTCCCCGACTCGATCTTGCGCAGCGTCTCCGCGGACATCGATGCCGCACGGGCGATCTCGTCGAGGGGACGGTCGCCGCGGGCCGCACGCAGGTGTGCGCCGAGTCGTCGGCCGGCGGCGATCTGTTCGGGCGTGAGAGGTGTGCGGACCATCGGCCCAGATTAGCCGAATCCGAGCCGTTCTGGTATTTCTATACCGGTATAAAAATACCGGCACAGCGCAGGCTGGATCACGAGCGGAGTGGACACGGACATGATCGAACTGAAATCGCCGTCGGAGGTCGACGCCATGGCGGTCGCCGGGACGTTCGTGGCGCAGGCCATCGACGCGGTGATCACCGCGGCCGAGGTCGGTGTCGACCTGCGTGACCTCGAATTGATCGTGCGCGGCATGATCGCCGACCGCGGTGCGGAGTCCTGCTACTGGGACTATTCCCCGGACTTCGGACGCGGTCCGTTCCGCAACACCGTCTGTCTCTCGGTCAACGACGCCGTGCTGCACGGACTGCCGCACGCCTACGAGCTGCGCGACGGTGACCTGCTCAGCGTGGACCTCGCGGTGTCCGTCGACGGGTGGGTCGCCGACTCGGCCCGCAGCGTCGTGGTCGGAACCGCGCGCGAGGAGGACCTCGCGATGATCGAGGCCACGCGAATGGCCCTCGAGGCGGGCATCGCCACCGCGCGTCCGGGCAACCGGCTCGGCGACGTGTCGGCGGCGATGGGAGCCGAACTCCGCGCACGCGGATATCGCGTCAACGACGAGTTCGGTGGACACGGGATCGGCCGCACGATGCACGAGTCGCCCTCGGTCCCCAACGACGGCCGACCTCGTCGTGGCATCCCGCTGAAACCGGGGATGACCCTGGCGCTGGAGCCCTGGGTCGTGGCCACCACCGATCGCGTGGTGTTCGACGACGACGGCTGGACGGTTCGCTCGGCCGACGGCTCGCGTGGCGCGCACACCGAACACACCATCGCCGTCACCGACGGCGACGCGCGGGTGCTGACCGCGCTGACCACCGCATCGGGTCGATAGCCTGGTCCGTGTGAACGTCGCGAGCATGCAGGCGGCCCTGCGCCGAGCGGCCACACGGGTCGCCGCGGTGGGCACCGATCTCGCGCCGCCACCGGTCACCGGCGGTGTCGAGGGGGTGGCGCGGTACTGGCGTGACCTCGACGAGACCGCGCGGGCGAGCATCGTCGCTGACCACCCGGAGTGGATCGGGGGAGTCGACGGCATCGCGGCCGTGGCGCGTGACGCGGCCAACCGCAACCGCATCCCGGCCGAGCGCGCCGTACTGCAGGCGCAACGGGATCGGCTCACCCGCAGGCTCGAGTCCTCCCGACTGCCGGCCTGGTGGCACCAGAGGATCCGGAAGCTGTTCTCCTCGGCCGACGAGAACGGCTGGTACGTCGATCAGAAGCTGCGCGACCTCGAGGTGATCGAGAAGCAGATAACCCACGAACACCTCTTCCTGCTCCTGCTCGACGTCCGCCGCGCCAAGCGTGGTCTGGCCGCGATCGCCATCGGCGATCCCGATGCGGCGACGCACATCTCGGTGACCACGCCGGGTCTGGGGTCGACGGTGAGCGGGTCCCTGGACGGGATGCGCAGGCAGGCCGAGGAGCTGACGAAGGTCTGTGTCGCGGAGCTGCGTCGCGCCGGCGACGGCCGCGACCGACAGGTCGTCGCGAACGTCGCCTGGCTCGGGTACGTGCCACCGAACCTCACCGGGCCGAATCGGTTGTCCCGACTCGTCGGGATCGGTGAGCTCGGCACGTCCCGCGTCGCGGTCCGGGCGGCGCCGCGGTTGAGCGAGTTCTACCGGGGGCTGCGCGCCGCGGCCGGGGTCGACACCCCGCACATCGCCGCCCCACACATCACCGCTCTCGGACACTCCTACGGATCCCTGGTGACCTCACTGGCGTTGGGGCGCAACGGCGGTGAGCTGGTCGACGACGTGGTCTTCTACGGCTCGCCTGGGCTGTCGCCGACGTGGTCGCCGCAGCGCTTCCGCCAGGCCTCCGACTACGGCCTCGCCGACGGCCACGTCTACGTGATGAAGGGCGCGCAGGACCGCATCGCCGAACTCGGCTACTTCGGCGGCGACCCCTACGACGACCGTTTCGTCGCACTGTCCGCCGCGGCCGGCACCAGCCCGGACGGTCGCCATCGCGAGGGTGCACCCCGGCACGCCGACTACCCGCGCACGTTCGGCACCGGCGCCGACGAGACGCTGCGGATGTCGGGCTACAACTTCGCCGTCGTCATCGTCGGCCTGCCCGAACTCGCGGTCCGTGCCTGAGATGGGCGGCACGCCGATCAGCATCGAGTGCGCCGACGGGTTCGTCCTCGGTGGGCACCGGTGGACACCCGAGCCTCCCGACGAGGGCCCGCTGCGGGTGGTGATCGTGACCGCTGCGACCGGCGTGCCGGCGACGTACTACCACCGCTACGCCGCGTTCCTCGAGGAGAACGGTTTCCACGCCATCACCTTCGACTACCGCGGCATCGGCGCGTCGCGACCGGAACATCTGCGCGACATGCGATGTCGGTGGCAGGACTGGGGGCGTCTCGACTTCGACGCCGTCGTCGCGCACGTGCGCTCGCAGTGGCCGGACGCCGAGATCGCGGTCGTGGGACACAGTGTCGGCGGCGTCGTCCCGCTGTGGGCGGCCCGCTCGGTCGAGATCACCCGGATGCTCACGGTCGGGGGTCAGTACAACTACTGGCGCGACTGGGCGCCGTCGGTCCGACGCCGCTTTTTCTGGCGGTGGAAGGTGGCGACCCCGACGCTCGCGGCGCTGTACGGATATCTCCCGGCCAAGCGACTGGGCTGGATGGAGGACGTACCCCGCGGTGTCGCGTTCGAATGCGCCCGGCGTCGTCGTCGGATGGAGGACAACTACCCCCGTCGCGAGCGACCCGGCGTGCGGGCCACGGCCGCCGCCATCGACGCATCGATCCTCGCGGTGGCCACAACAGACGACGACTACGGAACCGTCTCCGCCCTGCGCCGCCCCCTGGACTACCTTCCCGACGCACCGCGGATCCAGGTGATGATCCCGCCCGCCGCGTTGGGCCACGGCTCGATCGGTCACTTCGGGCTGTTCCACAGCCGGCACCGCGACGACTTCTGGCGGATGTCGCTGCGCTGGCTCGACGACGGCGAGAACCCTTGGCCGGATCTGGTGGTGTGGTCGAGTCCGTAGGGTCGAACGGGTGAGCACAGATCAGCCCGTGACCATCGTCGGAGCCGGTATGGCGGGGGCGGCGTGCGCGGCGGCGTTGGCCGACGCCGACGTGGCGGTCCGCGTCGTCGACCGCGGTCGTGCCCCGGGCGGTCGAATGGCCTCACCGGAACTCCACGATCGACGCGTGGACGTCGGAGCCGGTTACTTCACCGTTCGCGACGACGGTTTCGACGCCGTCGTGCGTCGCTGGCAGGGCGCCGGACTGGCGCGCGAGTGGACCGACACCTTCGGGGTCCTGGGCGCCGACGGTTCCTCCCGGACCTCGACCGGCCCGATGCGCTGGGCGACGCCCGGTGGTCTGCGATCACTCGTGCGCGACGTACTGGGCGACATCGACGTCACGACGCTCGACGTCGCCGACCTCTCCGACGGTGACGTGGTCATCGCGATGCCCGACCCGCAGGCCGCCCGCATCACCTCGGTCCCCGATCCCGTCGGGTACGAGGCGGTCATCGCGGTGGTGTGCGGATTCGACTCCCGTACAACCACCTTGGCCGATCTGCCGTTCGTCGACGCGGCGTTCGTCAACGACCACCCCGACATCGCCTTCGTCGCCGACGACGGGGCTCGGCGCGGGGACGGCGCTCCGGTTCTCGTCGTCCACACGACGGGGGATCGTGCGACGCAGCACCTCGACGACCCCGATTCGGTCGTGCCGGTCGTGGTCGAGGCGGTCACCGGGATACTCGGCGTCGACGCGCCGATCTGGACGCACGCGCACCGATGGACCTTCGCCAAACCGTCGGATCAACACGATGTGAGCTGCCATCTGACGACGGTCGACGGCCGACTCGTGGGGTTCGCCGGCGACCAGTGGTGTCCGCAGGGGTCGCCGCGCGTCGAGAGTGCCTGGCGATCGGGTACCGACCTCGCGGCCGCGATCATCGCCGCCCGCAGCTGACTCAGCGCGGGATGAACAACCCCTCGAGGGTGGCCGTGTCCTCGGCCGAGACGCCGATCTGATCCCAGTCCGCCTCGACGGTCAGTACCGCGTAGGCGGAAGTCGGGAACTCGTCGATGTCGGAGTCCGGGTCGAGGGTGAGCGCGGTCGCGGGCATTCCCGGCTCGTGGCCGACGACGAGCACGGTCTGGGCGTCCTCGCCGACATGCGCGCGGATCGCCTCGAACACGTCGTCGGGCGTCCCGCCGTAGACGGCGTCGACGTAGGTCACCGAATCGGCATCGATCCCGGTGCGCTGCAGCGTCTGCCGGGTTCGGGTGGCGGTCGAGCAGATCACGGCGTCGACCTCGAGTCCGTCGCGGGCCATCCACTCGCCGGCCAGCTCGGCCTCCCGGATCCCCCGCTCGGCGAGTGGGCGTTCGTGGTCGGCCACGCCGTCGGGGTAGCCGGACTTGCCGTGCCGCATCAAGATCAAGGTGCCCGCCATGGGGCCGATCATGCCAGTCGAGCGGACTGCCCCGTCGGCGCCCGGCCCGCGGCCGCGTCACGATCGGCGCTGCGCAGGATCCGCGCGGTGTGTCGCCATGCCGACGCCTCCTGCGCGCAGTGCAGTGCGTGCTCCTCGTCGCCCCGCGCGTACGCGCTCTCGGCCTCCTCGCGCAGCTCGATCTCCTCGTCGACGCAGAACTCGACGAGCTGCGCGCGGGCCCGGGCATCGGCATGCGCGCGATCGATGTCGGCCCGGGTCAGCGTCAGCAGCTGCTCCAACTCGCGCGTGAGCGCAGACGATCGACCGGACATGTCCTTCACGGTAGGCGCGGGCACCGACACCGCGTGGGAACCGCACCCGGGGTGTCGGCAATCGACAGACCGCTTAACCAAGCAAGTGCTAGGTTGCGGCCATGTCACACCGAGCCTCGTCGCGTTCGTTCCTGCTCAGAGCGGTTGCGCTCGCCGCGGCCGTGGTCGCCGGCGTCGCCTTCGCCCCGTCGGCCCACGCCGCGCCACTGCCGGTCTCGTACAGCTTCTTCTCCGGTATCGGTCCCGCCCTCGCGCATCCCTACGGCTCCCTGGCCGGATCCAACGACTATCGGTGCCGCCCGAGTGCCGACCACCCGAACCCGGTGGTGCTGACGCACGGGACCGGCGGGTCGGCGCAGACCAACTGGGGTACCTACGTGCCGCTGCTGAAGAACAACGGGTACTGCGTGTTCGCGCTCACCTACGGGGCGCTGCCGGGTGCGCCGGCGCCGTTCAACCAGATCGGCGGCATGGGACGGATCGAGACGAGCGCCGCGCAACTGAAGACCTTCGTCGCCGGGGTTCTCCGCGCGACCGGGGCGAGCAGAGTGGACATCGTCGGCCACTCGCAGGGCACGCTGATGCCCGCCTACTACGCGCGGCGACTCGACGGCGCGCGGACGATCGACAAGTACGTCTCGATCGCGCCCCTGTGGGAGGGCTCGGGGGGCAGGGCGGTCGCGTCGTTCACCCCCACGCTGCGTCGCCTCGGCATCACCGAGACCGGTTTGCCCTTGTGCAGTGCCTGCGGACAGATGCAGACCGGGTCCGACCTGCTGGCCGCGGTGAACGCGGGCGGCAGCCCGTATGTGCCCGGGATCACCTACACCAACATCTCGACCACCGGTGACGAGTTCGTGGTGCCGTACACGTCGGGTCAGGTGCCCGGCCGACCCGGCGACAACGTGACCAATGTCGTTGTCCAACGTGGTTGTTCGCAGGACCACTCCGATCACCTGTCCATCGCGGCGTCGCGCCGGGCCGCGGTGTTCGTGCTCAACGCGCTGGACCCGGCACGTCCCCGCCCGGTGCCCTGTCTGCCGGTGCTGCCCATCGTCGGGTGAGGGTCGGTGTGGGTTCGTTAAGACTTTGCACACGCGTGCCCGTGAGCAGCGCCGGACGGCGGTAGGACAAGTACTCTCGGCTCGGTGCACCTGTTCCTGCCCGCGAGCCTCGCACTCGTCTCGGCGCTCTTCGTAGCGGTCGGGACGCTGGTGCGTCAGCGTTCGTCGACGGCGACCGGTGGCATCACCCGGCGCTGGTGGTACGGCGTGGCGCTCGCCGCGATCGGCTTCGCCCTGCAGGCCGTCGCCCTCGGCATGGGGACCCTGCTGCTGGTGCAGCCGCTGATCGTCTTGTCGGTGCTGTTCGCCCTGCCGCTCGAGGCCTACCTCGACCATCGGCGCCTCAACTTCCAGGAGTGGAAGTGGGGCATCGTCCTCACCCTCTGCATCGCCGCGTTCGTGCTGATCACCATGCCGCAGCCGGGCAAGCACCAGGTCGAACCGGCGGTGTTGGCCGGGACGATCGTGGTGGTCGTCGTCGTGCTCGTCGGCCTGGTCGTGTTCGCGCGGCGGGTGTCGTCGCACTATCGCGCCCTGCTGTTCGGGTCGGCGTCCGGCCTGCTCACCGGTGTGCAGTCGTTCCTGCTCAAGGGCGTGGTCACCCAGATCGGTGACAAGATCTACGAACCCCTGCTGCACCCGGAGCTGTATCTGATCCTGTGCGTCGCCGCGGCGTCGGTCTACGCGCAGCAGCTGGCGTTCGCCGCCCACGATCTGCAGACGTCGTTCCCCGCGATGACGGTGATGGAACCGGCGGTGGCGATGGCCCTCGGTGTCCTGCTGCTCGGTGAGCGGGCCCAGGTCGACTGGTTCGAGGGCATCGTGGTCGCCGCCGTTCTCGTGCAGATGTTCTACGCCGTGCTCGTGCTCGCCCAACACGCCGCCGCCCGGGAGACGGAGTTCGACAAACCGCCCGAGCTCGTCGGCGCCACCACTGCCTCTGTCCACTCCAAGCGCGATCACGCGCACTAGCCTGGAACCCGTGCACACCTGGCTCCCGGCGTTGCTCGCGATGTTCGCTGCCGCGTTCATCGCCGGTGGAACCGTTCTCCGACAGCGTGAATCGTGCTCCGGCGGTGGGATCACCGTCGGTTGGTGCGTCGGCGCCGCGGTCGCGCTGTGCGGATTCGGGCTGCAGGCCGCCGCGTTGGGCCTCGGATCGATCCTGCTGGTGCAGCCGCTCGTGGTGCTCGCCGTGTTGTTCGCGCTCCCGCTCGAGGCGTGGCTCGACCACCGGCATCCGAGTCGCGTCGAGTGGGCGTGGGGTGGGGTGTTGGTTGCCTGCGTCGCGATCTTCCTGCTCGTCGCCGACCCGCACGAGGTCGAGCGCAAGGCCGATCACGTGTTGATCGCCGGCACCATCGTCGTGCTCATCACGCTGGTGGCGATCCTGATCGTCGCGGCCGAGAGGTCCAGCCCGCACTATCAGGCGTTGCTCTACGGTCTGGTCGCCGGAACGCTCTTCGGCATCAGCGCCCTGCTGGTCAAGGCCGTGATCTACCAGGCGATCAACGACCCGATCAACATGACGACGCGGCCCGAGGTCTACCTGTTCGTCGTGGTCGCGGTGGGCGGCGTCGTGGCACAGCAACGTGGTTTCGTCGCCGGCGACCTGCAGACGTCGTTCCCCGCGATGACGGTGATGGAGCCGGCGGTGTCGATGGCGCTTGGCGTCGCGTTGCTGGGGGAGTCGGTCGCGGTCGGTTGGTGGCAGACCGCGGTCATGGCCATCGCCCTCCTGGTGATGGTTCGCGCGGTGATCACGCTGGCGCGGATGTCGGCCGTGCGTGGTGATCAGCGACCCGAGGTCAAACCGGGCGTGACACAGAGCGCCATCGGTAGCACTGTGGACCGATGACCACAGACACATACGACGTCATCGTCATCGGCGGCGGACCCGCCGGCGAGGTGGCGGCCCAGTTCGCCATCGCCGGATCGGATCGCACCGCCGCCATCATCGAGGCCGAGCTCCTCGGCGGTGAGTGCTCCTACTGGGCGTGTATGCCCAGCAAGGCCCTGCTGCGTCCGATCGAGATCGCCGCCACGGCGCGCAACCTCGACGGCGTGGACGTCGCGGACGGGATCGACACCGCCAAGCTGCTCGCCCGACGCGACACCTGGACGTCCGACTACTCCGATGCGGGACAACGCACCTGGGCCGAAGGCATCGACATCGACGTCATCAGCGGCCGCGGCCGGCTCGACGGGGACAAGACCGTGGTGGTCACGAACGACGGCACCGAGCGCACCGTGACCGCGCGTCTGGCCGTCATCCTCGGGACCGGCAGCACCGCCACGGTGCCGGGCCCGTACACCGACCTCGCGCCGTGGACCTCACGAGACGCGACCGGGATCCGCGAGGTCCCGGAGTCGATCATCGTCGTCGGTGGCGGTGTGGTCGCGTGTGAGGCGGCGACGTGGCTGGCCGCGCTGGGGTCGAAGGTCACCATGGCGGTGCGCGGAAAGGTCCTCGGGACCCTGGACGATTTCGTGGGCGAGGCCGTCGTCGAAGGGCTGAAGAAGGCAGGCGTGGACGTGCGGACCGGGGTGTCGATCACCGCCCCGACCCGCGAGAACGCCGATGATGCCGGGATCGGTGTCTCCCACGGCGGACCGGTCACCGTCACCGTCGACGGCGAACCGTTGACCGCCGCGGAGATCCTCGTCGCCGCGGGCCGCAAGCCCGCCGTCGACGGCCTCGGCCTCGACACCGTCGGCATCGACGACCCGTCGACGTTGTCGGCGCCGGACCCCGGCGGGCACGACTGGCTGTACGCGGTCGGCGACGTCTCGTTCGGCCCGATGCTCACCCACTGGGGCAAGTACCAGGCCAGGCTCGTCGGACAGCAGATCAGCGCGCGCGCCGAGGGCCGGACGCCGCCGCAGGCGCGCGACGACGTCCCGGTGCCGCAGGCCGTGTTCACCGACCCACAGGTCGGCAGTACCGGGCTCACGGCCAAGGAGGCCGACGAGAAGGGCTTGCGGACGACGGTGGTGAGCCAACCGATCACCGCCGCGTCGGGGATCGGGCTGCTGCGCGACGACGCGACCGGTACGGCGCAGTTGGTCATCGACGACGACACCCGGACGCTGCTCGGGGCGACGTTCGTCGGACCGGAGACCGGCGAGCTGATCCACGCCGCCACCATCGCCATCGTCGGGAAGGTGACCGTCGACGATCTCTGGCACGCCGTCCCGTCGTATCCGACGGGCAGCGAGATCTGGCTTCGCCTGCTGGAGAAGTACTTCGGTTACTGACTCGGCGTGGGCCGGTGTCAGAACATGGTGCCGGGGTTGAGCAGGTGGTCGGGGTCGAGGGCGTCCTTGATGCGACGTGACACGTCCATCACGTCCTCGCCCACCTGATCGGGCAGCCACGCCTTCTTCAGCCGACCGACACCGTGTTCGCCGGTGATGGTGCCGCCGAGTCCGATGGCGAGGTCCATGACCTCACCGAACGCGAGGTCCGCCCGCGCGGCCTGCTCGGTGTCGGTGGGGTCGAACACGATCAGCGGGTGGGTGTTGCCGTCGCCCGCGTGCGCGATGACCGAGATCATCACGTCGCGCCGCTGTGCGATCGCCGCGATCCCGTCGACGAGAGCGGGCAGGCTGGGCAGCGGCACGCCGACGTCCTCGAGCAGCAGCGACCCCAGCTTCTCCACCGCAGGGATGGCCATGCGGCGTGCGACGGTGAAGGCCTCGCCCTCGGCGACGTCGTCTGTGGAGAACACCTCGGACGCCTCGTTGGCCTCGAAAGCGGCTGTGATGATGGCGATCTCGTCGGCGGCGGCCGCGCCCGGGGCGTCGCTCTGCGCGACCAGCATCGCGCCCGCGGTCCGGTCGAGACCCATCTTGAGGTGGTCCTCGACCGCGTTGATCGCGACGGCGTCCATGAACTCCAGCATCGCCGGACGGATCTGATCGGTGATCGCCAGGACCGCCTCGGTCGCATGGTGCACCGAGGCGAAGCTCGCGACCACCGTCGACGCCGGGGGTTGGGGCGGGAGCAGTCGCAGGGTCAGCTCGGTGATGATCCCCAGCGTGCCCTCGCTGCCGACGAACAACTTGGTCAACGACAGACCCGCGGAGTCCTTCAGACGCGGGCCGCCCAGCCTGATCGCCCGGCCGTCGGCGAGGACCACCTGCATGCCCAGGACGTAATCGGTGGTGACGCCGTACTTCACGCAACACAGGCCACCGGCGTTCGTCGCCGCGTTACCGCCGATGGAGCAGATCTCGAACGACGACGGGTCCGGCGGGTACCAGAGACCGTGTTGTTTCACAGCGGATTTCACCTCGGCGTTGAGCAGTCCGGGCTGGACCACGGCCACGCGCATCACCGGGTCGATCTCGATCTCGCGCATGCGTTCGGTGGAGATGGTGATGGCGCCGACGACACCACCCGACCCGCCGGACAGTCCGGTGCCCGCCCCGCGGGGGATGATCGGTACCCGGTTCGCTGCACACCACCGGACCGCCGCGACCACGTCGGCGGTGCTCCGTGCACGGACGACCGCCATCGGCAGACCCGCTTCGGGGTCGAGAGCACGGTCCTGCCGGTAACCCGCGATGATGTCCGGGTCGGTGACGACGGTGTCGGCGGGCAGGACCGCGATCAGTCCGTCGAGGGTGAGGGTGTCGGCCATCACACCAGGCTACGACGACGCGGCCCAGATGATCGCGACTGCGTCCACACCGCCTCTACACACCACGTAATCGCTCTCTGGACTGCATGTCATCACGTACGGCTGCCGGGTCACCGTGCTGAATGCGTTCACTTCGCGCCGAGCCGCCGGCGGACCCGAGTTGCCATAGGCAACGCGCACGGCCTCAGAGAATTCGCAGGAGGTCACCGCCGTGCCGGTTCCCGATTGGTTGTAGCCACCCGCGTTGGCAGAGAGGCGAGGACAAGGAGTTGCGCCTGGTGGCGGTGATGTTCGCACCCCTGGGGCGGCGCCGGCCGCCGCAGGTGGAGCCGCAGCTGCCGTCGATGTGACGGTTTCCGCCGCGCCGACTGTTCGGCTGATGGGTTGGTATCCCTCTTCCCCGGCGAACTGCAAGAGCAGTACGAATCCGAGCCCGAGCCCCAGAAGCGCACCCAGCCATCCGTATCCGATTCCTAGAGCTGCTGCCGCGAGAGGCCGGCCCCGCTGCCCGGTCGCCGCGACCTGGTTCCGTGCCACATGTGCGAACGGGATCGAGACCGGACCCGTGAGTACGGCAAGGACCATGGCAACGACCGCGGTCGTGTTCGGGGGAGTCGCAGGTTCGCGTGAACCCGGATGAATCGGGAGCCCATCCTGCGGACCTGCGAACTGTCCGTGGGGGTATCCCAGACCCGGGAGAGGCCCAGTCGGTGGTGACGAACTGTATGCCTGCGTGTTGATCTGCTCGGTCGGCAGTGGTGAGGAAGTAGCGTCGGGTCGTTGCGGTTGTGCTTTCACCAATGAAACCGGCACCGAATCTTCGAGGCCACCGCGTTCGGGGTCCGTCATGCACTCATCCGTTCACCGAGAACTGTTCAGTCGCGCCGTCTTGCCCATCGACCAGGGCTCCGGACTGATCACGTACCAGTGCGCCTCCGACAAATATCTTCATTTGATACGGGCTGGCTGCGGTGTCATAGGAATTGAAGTCCCGAATGAACGCGGTATAGCGGCCCGCCGGGGCCTGCGTGTCCCAGTAGATGTTCTCTATGTGTTGAGCCGTGAATCCCTGTTGCGGGATCGTGTCCAGATCGAGCTGACCGCCGCTGGGCGCGACTTTCCGCTCGAAGTAGATCTCAAACCCCTGCGGATCGATGACATGCACGTCGAGGTCCGCGTCAGTGCTCCAGATCAATGACACCTGTACCCGGCCTGCACGGCCGATTCCGATGCCCCGCTCGACCAGTGAACCGGTGGCGATGTCCACCATCCTGATGGTGTCGAACCGCTGTCCGGGGTTCACCCGGGTGACCGATGAGTCGTCGTAACCGTCCCATGGGCGTCGTGCACCCGCGGGATCGGCGAGGCGGGGTTCGGCCTCGGTCAACGGATTCCCGCACGCACATCGAACTCGGGGAACACCTTGCTGATCTACGAGCACGGCGGTGCCCGCCTGAAGAACAGACTGGAACGGGTTGGCGCTGCCGTTGCGGTAACCGTGGTTGGTCACCCAGGTGTCGTTCAAGAGGATGACCGAGGTCAGACCGGTCAGATAGCTTTCGAGGTTCGCTTCGGAAACCCCCACCGCCGCGAGCCAGGCGGATCGCTTGGCCGGATCGTTCTGCAGGAAAGCGAGTACGCCATCTGCGTTGCATGTCGAGTTGTCCAATGATCCGCCGTACAACCCGCGGCCGCTGCCGTCGACTGCGCCGCGGACCAGTGGCTGCGGCGTCGTTGCGCGCAGACGCGCGAGCACCTCTGATGATGGCGGTGCGGCGGAGGCGAAGTTCGCCCCGAATGCTTCCGGGCCGGGGGTTACTGCGGTGAGCATTGTCGGCGACGGTCCGGGGGATCGGTACCAGCCCAGCGGAATTCCTGCGCCGGCAACGAGGACCCCGATCGCGAGACCGACAGCCAGGGCAGAGACGATCACGGGAGCTGCCGACCTTCGTCGGGGTGGTTCCGGCGGTGGCGCAGAGAAGTCGGGAGCCGCGAAAGACATGCTCATGACGCTAATCTCGGCTGCGTGGCGCCACCATCGGCCGTTTGAACCACGGGTTCGTCATTGCTCGCACGTCGCCTGTGGCAATTGTGCTTGGTGCGTCGCGACCCAGGTCGCCAAGGCCTCGATCGCATTAACACCGGAGGCGAACGTCCCGTCCTTCGGCGCGGCGACCAGGGCCACGCCGGTCGTTCCTCGGACGCCCTTCACGATGCCGAATTGTCGAACCAGGTAAGAGCCGTTGGTGTCCGGCCCCCACCCGCCTTTCGAGGCACTCTGATCGAGCGACGCGAGGCCCCACTTTTGTGACGCTGTGATCGATCGCATTGCAGCTACAACAGGACTCGCGTCCGGGAGGCAAGGGAGGCGCCAAGCGAAGCGCGCCTGGTCACGCAACGACCATCTGGTCTGTCCGAACGGGGTGAAGCCCGCCCGCACGCGCCCCGATTGCACGATGGTGTCGTAGTCGCCGGTCTCGGCCAGTACCGCCTGAACTTGTCTTGCGGCAGACTTGGCGGAGCCCAGCGACGCCCAGAGGTCCTCGGCTGATGCGTTGTCGGAGTTGCTGATTGCGGCTTCGACGGTTGGGGTCAGATCGGTACCGTCCACGCCACCGTGACGTATCGCGGCGATCGCCAACGGAGCCTTGATCGTGGACCACGCGGGC contains:
- a CDS encoding DMT family transporter, which gives rise to MHLFLPASLALVSALFVAVGTLVRQRSSTATGGITRRWWYGVALAAIGFALQAVALGMGTLLLVQPLIVLSVLFALPLEAYLDHRRLNFQEWKWGIVLTLCIAAFVLITMPQPGKHQVEPAVLAGTIVVVVVVLVGLVVFARRVSSHYRALLFGSASGLLTGVQSFLLKGVVTQIGDKIYEPLLHPELYLILCVAAASVYAQQLAFAAHDLQTSFPAMTVMEPAVAMALGVLLLGERAQVDWFEGIVVAAVLVQMFYAVLVLAQHAAARETEFDKPPELVGATTASVHSKRDHAH
- a CDS encoding dihydrolipoyl dehydrogenase family protein; translated protein: MTTDTYDVIVIGGGPAGEVAAQFAIAGSDRTAAIIEAELLGGECSYWACMPSKALLRPIEIAATARNLDGVDVADGIDTAKLLARRDTWTSDYSDAGQRTWAEGIDIDVISGRGRLDGDKTVVVTNDGTERTVTARLAVILGTGSTATVPGPYTDLAPWTSRDATGIREVPESIIVVGGGVVACEAATWLAALGSKVTMAVRGKVLGTLDDFVGEAVVEGLKKAGVDVRTGVSITAPTRENADDAGIGVSHGGPVTVTVDGEPLTAAEILVAAGRKPAVDGLGLDTVGIDDPSTLSAPDPGGHDWLYAVGDVSFGPMLTHWGKYQARLVGQQISARAEGRTPPQARDDVPVPQAVFTDPQVGSTGLTAKEADEKGLRTTVVSQPITAASGIGLLRDDATGTAQLVIDDDTRTLLGATFVGPETGELIHAATIAIVGKVTVDDLWHAVPSYPTGSEIWLRLLEKYFGY
- a CDS encoding FAD-binding oxidoreductase — translated: MADTLTLDGLIAVLPADTVVTDPDIIAGYRQDRALDPEAGLPMAVVRARSTADVVAAVRWCAANRVPIIPRGAGTGLSGGSGGVVGAITISTERMREIEIDPVMRVAVVQPGLLNAEVKSAVKQHGLWYPPDPSSFEICSIGGNAATNAGGLCCVKYGVTTDYVLGMQVVLADGRAIRLGGPRLKDSAGLSLTKLFVGSEGTLGIITELTLRLLPPQPPASTVVASFASVHHATEAVLAITDQIRPAMLEFMDAVAINAVEDHLKMGLDRTAGAMLVAQSDAPGAAAADEIAIITAAFEANEASEVFSTDDVAEGEAFTVARRMAIPAVEKLGSLLLEDVGVPLPSLPALVDGIAAIAQRRDVMISVIAHAGDGNTHPLIVFDPTDTEQAARADLAFGEVMDLAIGLGGTITGEHGVGRLKKAWLPDQVGEDVMDVSRRIKDALDPDHLLNPGTMF
- a CDS encoding DMT family transporter encodes the protein MHTWLPALLAMFAAAFIAGGTVLRQRESCSGGGITVGWCVGAAVALCGFGLQAAALGLGSILLVQPLVVLAVLFALPLEAWLDHRHPSRVEWAWGGVLVACVAIFLLVADPHEVERKADHVLIAGTIVVLITLVAILIVAAERSSPHYQALLYGLVAGTLFGISALLVKAVIYQAINDPINMTTRPEVYLFVVVAVGGVVAQQRGFVAGDLQTSFPAMTVMEPAVSMALGVALLGESVAVGWWQTAVMAIALLVMVRAVITLARMSAVRGDQRPEVKPGVTQSAIGSTVDR
- a CDS encoding DUF6777 domain-containing protein, giving the protein MIVSALAVGLAIGVLVAGAGIPLGWYRSPGPSPTMLTAVTPGPEAFGANFASAAPPSSEVLARLRATTPQPLVRGAVDGSGRGLYGGSLDNSTCNADGVLAFLQNDPAKRSAWLAAVGVSEANLESYLTGLTSVILLNDTWVTNHGYRNGSANPFQSVLQAGTAVLVDQQGVPRVRCACGNPLTEAEPRLADPAGARRPWDGYDDSSVTRVNPGQRFDTIRMVDIATGSLVERGIGIGRAGRVQVSLIWSTDADLDVHVIDPQGFEIYFERKVAPSGGQLDLDTIPQQGFTAQHIENIYWDTQAPAGRYTAFIRDFNSYDTAASPYQMKIFVGGALVRDQSGALVDGQDGATEQFSVNG